The following proteins come from a genomic window of Miscanthus floridulus cultivar M001 chromosome 2, ASM1932011v1, whole genome shotgun sequence:
- the LOC136536432 gene encoding ATP-dependent DNA helicase PIF1-like: MIKRQGVEALDNSLHDIMDRPELSFAEKTMVFGGDFKQVLPIVQRGSRAQVVGASLRMSYLWDSMRHLQLVHNMRAKSNLWFAGYLLRVGGGSEEATVNDEICLPHDICVPHTGEDSDLDTLIDCIFSNLNANMSSKDYITSRAILSTRHEWVDMINMKMIGHFHGDEMVYYSFVCAVDDPHKYYPEEFLNTLTPNGLPPHVLKLKIGCLVILLRNIDPVNRLCNGTRLIIRGSKKIP, encoded by the coding sequence ATGATAAAGAGGCAAGGTGTTGAGGCACTAGACAACAGCCTTCATGATATAATGGACCGACCAGAGTTGTCGTTTGCGGAGAAGACCATGGTGTTCGGTGGAGATTTCAAACAGGTTCTTCCCATTGTTCAGAGAGGGTCAAGGGCTCAGGTAGTTGGTGCCTCGCTGCGGATGTCGTACCTTTGGGATTCCATGCGGCATTTACAACTGGTGCACAACATGAGGGCAAAGAGCAACCTGTGGTTTGCGGGATACTTGTTGCGCGTCGGTGGAGGTTCTGAGGAGGCGACTGTTAATGATGAAATTTGTCTTCCTCATGATATATGTGTTCCGCACACCGGGGAAGATAGTGATCTTGATACTCTAATTGATTGCATATTCTCTAACCTCAATGCAAATATGTCAAGCAAAGATTATATCACCTCTCGAGCGATATTATCTACGCGACACGAATgggttgatatgattaatatgaagATGATAGGTCATTTCCACGGGGATGAGATGGTGTACTATAGCTTTGTCTGTGCGGTGGACGATCCGCACAAGTACTACCCTGAGGAATTCCTTAACACTTTGACACCCAATGGTCTacctccacatgtgttgaagttgaAGATTGGTTGTCTGgtcatattgcttaggaacattgacccTGTGAACAGACTTTGTAATGGTACCAGACTTATCATACGGGGTTCCAAAAAAATACCATAG
- the LOC136522901 gene encoding uncharacterized protein, translating to MASGDQPPTTSMEPERCELDPNDEEMKKDVESEASMEPIGNSQIDAEDGDKENVSINTDIEKLPIKDDGEIILNLEPHDDRKRKRADKDEISNRDVEEVRIKEEEQIKDDVLEIVNIKKDEARKHADEDVIAIPQYNKHKKANNAKVLPQDYECTEEDVKVIHYMKGKKEKSLLVRIDDAWVIRDDMDCLLNGDVQVNGALSILTLLLH from the exons ATGGCGAGTGGCGACCAACCGCCAACAACGTCAATGGAGCCGGAGCGATGTGAACTGGATCCCAATGACG AAGAAATGAAAAAGGATGTAGAGAGCGAGGCATCAATGGAACCTATTGGGAATTCTCAGATAGATGCCGAGGACGGAGACAAAGAAAACGTCAGT ATTAATACAGATATAGAAAAATTGCCGATCAAAGACGATGGCGAAATAATACTAAATCTAGAGCCACATGATGACAGGAAGCGGAAGCGTGCTGACAAGGATGAG ATAAGTAATAGGGATGTAGAAGAAGTGCGGATCAAAGAAGAAGAGCAAATCAAAGACGATGTCCTAGAAATAGTTAATATAAAAAAAGACGAAGCCAGAAAGCATGCCGACGAGGATGTGATTGCGATTCCTCAATATAATAAACATAAGAAGGCGAATAATGCAAAGGTCCTGCCTCAAG ACTATGAGTGTACAGAAGAAGATGTCAAGGTAATTCACTACATGaaaggaaaaaaggaaaaaagtttACTTGTCCGAATTGACGATGCTTGGGTAATTAGAGATGACATGGATTGCCTATTAAATGGTGATGTGCAAGTGAATGGCGCTCTAAGCATTTTAACACTGCTTTTGCATTAG
- the LOC136536433 gene encoding uncharacterized protein produces MTCNPYWEEITSNLKSGQDPQDRPELVARVYRAKLRDLKDLLIKRKYFGEVAAYAHVTEFQKRGLPHEHLLLIMRLGSKLTTPDAYDRVISAEIPDKDKYPELHDLVISHMLHGPCGILNKHCACMVNGECRFQYPRQFCEATQQGKDSYPTYRRRDDGRRVRIRRAELDNRWVVPYNPGLLFRYNCHINVEACASIKAVKYLFKYVYKGHDQASFSVNADQNDRDDGVINEIQHYRNARYISLPEAVYRIFGFPMFGIYPSVLQLQLHLPNMQSVAYNDDENLEDVVSRPASNRTTLTEYFSKNREERAARKILYREFPEHYRWITGKKVWQGRKQASAQIGRIVYANPAEGERYFLRVLLNHVRGATSFEDLRTVAGVTYSTFREACEKRGLIETYRSIDDCLTEATTFQMPCALRRLFATMLVFGEATNIRELWDKHKDALGEDFSRDNSNTSIVEQMVLRDIRDMLHSMGKDIREYGLPPICDMGPTSIDIMKEVREEQNVPVDQEHLDIFDSLNKEQREGFDEIIQHVFTKKSQVFFVDSLGGTGKTFLYKALLAKVRSKGLIAIATATSVNTLISSVFPSLGEHATSAAYMSGWAILSTKNEHVDRLNAMMIERFPGEEKVYHSFDTVVDDPSNHFPIDFLNSITPNGLPLHELKLKINCPMILLCNLDPNNGLCNGTRLMVRALQDNAIDAEIVGGQHVQKRVFIPRLPLSPSVDISLPFKFKRKQFPVHLTLKKRKRKRPVPVPDSVISFVSTNLLQNFIAKAATSSGCSGTVCEETQGMSGSCSMSDNRRKGRSGG; encoded by the exons atgacatgCAATCCCTACTGGGAAGAGATAACAAGCAATCTCAAATCGGGGCAGGACCCACAAGATAGGCCAGAACTGGTTGCAAGAGTGTACAGGGCAAAGTTGCGTGATCTGAAGGATCTTCTAATCAAGAGGAAGTATTTTGGTGAAGTTGCAGCATACGCTCATGTTACCGAGTTCCAGAAAAGGGGTCTACCACATGAGCATTTATTGCTGATCATGAGATTAGGGAGTAAGTTGACAACCCCAGATGCATATGATCGAGTTATTTCGGCAGAGATACCAGACAAGGACAAATACCCAGAGTTGCATGATCTGGTTATCAGCCATATGCTTCATGGCCCATGTGGCATCCTAAACAAACACTGTGCATGCATGGTAAATGGAGAGTGTCGCTTTCAATACCCTAGACAGTTCTGTGAGGCGACCCAACAAGGAAAGGACTCCTATCCAACCTATCGGAGAAGGGATGACGGACGACGAGTCAGGATCAGGAGAGCAGAGTTAGATAATAGGTGGGTGGTGCCATACAACCCCGGTCTACTCTTTAGATACAACTGTCACATAAATGTTGAGGCATGCGCAAGCATTAAAGCAGTGAAGTATCTATTTAAGTACGTATATAAAGGCCACGACCAAGCATCATTCTCGGTAAATGCAGACCAAAATGATAGGGATGATGGTGTCATCAATGAGATACAACATTATAGGAATGCTAGGTACATTTCTCTACCGGAAGCTGTGTACAggatcttcggattcccaatgtTTGGAATTTATCCGTCAGTATTGCAGCTCCAGCTACATTTGCCTAATATGCAATCTGTGGCATACAATGATGACGAAAACCTAGAGGATGTTGTGAGTCGCCCGGCTTCTAATAGGACAACACTGACGGAGTATTTTAGTAAAAACCGTGAAGAAAGGGCAGCAAGGAAAATATTATATAGAGAATTTCCGGAACACTACCGATGGATCACAGGGAaaaaagtgtggcaaggaagaaaacaagcgtCAGCACAGATAGGGCGGATTGTCTATGCTAACCCTGCTGAAGGGGAGAGATACTTCCTAAGAGTACTACTAAATCATGTGAGAGGTGCAACATCATTTGAGGATCTAAGAACAGTGGCTGGTGTAACATACTCTACTTTTAGGGAGGCATGTGAGAAAAGAGGGCTTATTGAGACATATAGATCAATTGACGACTGCTTGACTGAGGCCACCACTTTCCAGATGCCGTGTGCCTTGCGGAGGTTGTTTGCTACAATGCTTGTGTTCGGCGAGGCCACTAACATACGTGAACTATGGGACAAGCATAAGGATGCATTAGGTGAAGACTTTAGCCGGGACAATAGCAACACGTCGATAGTGGAGCAAATGGTGCTCAGGGACATACGGGATATGCTTCACTCGATGGGCAAAGATATTAGAGAATATGGTCTGCCACCTATTTGCGATATGGGTCCAACCTCCATTGACATAATGAAAGAGGTTAGAGAGGAGCAGAATGTCCCTGTTGACCAAGAACACCTAGATATTTTTGATTCTCTTAACAAGGAGCAGAGAGAAGGGTTTGATGAAATCATTCAGCATGTCTTTACCAAAAAGAGCCAAGTTTTTTTTGTTGATAGTCTGGGAGGCACAGGAAAGACATTCCTATACAAGGCGCTCCTAGCTAAAGTTCGTTCCAAAGGATTAATAGCCATCGCAACAGCCACCTCTG TCAATACACTCATTTCCTCGGTGTTCCCATCACTTGGAGAGCATGCGACATCAGCCGCCTATATGAGCGGATGGGCCATTCTATCGACAAAAAATGAGCATGTTGATAGGTTGAATGCAATGATGATTGAAAGGTTTCCAGGTGAGGAAAAAGTTTACCACAGCTTTGACACTGTTGTTGATGATCCTTCGAATCACTTCCCTATTGATTTTTTGAACTCAATAACTCCAAATGGCCTCCCCCTGCATGAGCTGAAGCTAAAAATCAACTGTCCTATGATTCTTCTCTGCAATCTTGATCCTAACAATGGGTTGTGCAATGGAACCAGGCTTATGGTCAGAGCATTGCAAGACAATGCAATTGATGCTGAGATCGTTGGTGGTCAGCATGTGCAGAAAAGAGTTTTCATACCAAGGCTACCATTGTCTCCCTCAGTTGATATTTCTCTTCCTTTCAAGTTCAAGAGAAAACAATTCCCA GTTCATTTGACTCTGAAGAaacggaagaggaagaggccagtTCCTGTACCAG ATTCAGTTATTAGTTTTGTGAGTACCAACTTGCTGCAGAATTTTATAGCGAAAGCCGCAA CTTCTTCTGGCTGCTCTGGGACCGTCTGTGAGGAAACGCAAGGAATGTCTGGTTCCTGTAGCATGTCTGACAATAGACGGAAAGGCAGGAGTGGAGGCTGA